A genome region from Macrotis lagotis isolate mMagLag1 chromosome 4, bilby.v1.9.chrom.fasta, whole genome shotgun sequence includes the following:
- the LOC141522553 gene encoding retinol dehydrogenase 11-like isoform X2 — translation MMRQEKARKAVSKGICTSTVQLPGKVVIVTGANTGIGKETAKDLAQRGARVYIACRDLQKGELAASEIRAKTGNQEVLVRKLDLSDTKSIRAFAETFLSEEKQLHILINNAGVMMCPYSKTSDGFEMQMGVNHLGHFLLTHLLLERLKESAPSRVVNVSSLAFHLGRIHFYNLHGEKYYNRGLAYCHSKLANVLFTQELARRLKGTGVTTYSVHPGTVNSELFRHSTCLQLLLKLFSFIIKTPQEGAQTSLYCALTEGLEPLSGKHFSDCSPAWISSRGRNGTTARRLWDASCDLLGIQQN, via the exons atgatgaggcaagaaaaggcaag aAAAGCAGTTTCCAAAGGAATATGTACATCAACTGTGCAACTTCCTGGAAAGGTCGTGATAGTCACAGGAGCCAACACAGGCATTGGGAAGGAGACAGCCAAAGATCTTGCTCAGAGAG GAGCTCGAGTATATATTGCTTGTAGGGATTTGCAAAAGGGGGAATTGGCAGCCAGTGAGATCCGGGCTAAGACAGGAAACCAGGAGGTGCTGGTACGGAAGCTGGATCTATCTGACACCAAATCAATCCGAGCCTTTGCTGAGACCTTCCTGTCAG AAGAAAAACAGCTTCATATCCTGATCAATAATGCAGGAGTGATGATGTGCCCCTACTCTAAGACATCTGATGGATTTGAGATGCAAATGGGAGTCAATCACTTAG GTCATTTTCTTCTGACTCACCTACTGCTGGAGAGGCTGAAGGAATCAGCCCCATCAAGGGTGGTGAATGTGTCTTCTTTGGCCTTTCACCTGGGAAGGATCCATTTTTACAACCTACATGGCGAGAAATACTATAACCGGGGCCTTGCCTATTGCCACAGCAAACTGGCCAATGTACTTTTTACCCAAGAGTTAGCTCGGAGACTAAAAG GTACAGGGGTTACTACATATTCTGTACATCCTGGAACGGTCAACTCTGAATTGTTTCGTCATTCTACTTGCCTGCAACTGCTGTTAAAGCTCTTCTCCTTCATCATTAAGACCCCACAGGAGGGAGCCCAGACCAGCCTGTACTGTGCCTTGACTGAGGGCCTTGAGCCTCTGAGTGGGAAACATTTCAG tgATTGTAGTCCTGCATGGATTTCCTCCCGGGGACGCAATGGGACAACGGCAAGGCGATTATGGGATGCCAGTTGTGATCTGCTGGGCATCCAGCAGAACTGA
- the LOC141522553 gene encoding retinol dehydrogenase 11-like isoform X1 — translation MFGVLALSASLALLLMLAAPYIRKAVSKGICTSTVQLPGKVVIVTGANTGIGKETAKDLAQRGARVYIACRDLQKGELAASEIRAKTGNQEVLVRKLDLSDTKSIRAFAETFLSEEKQLHILINNAGVMMCPYSKTSDGFEMQMGVNHLGHFLLTHLLLERLKESAPSRVVNVSSLAFHLGRIHFYNLHGEKYYNRGLAYCHSKLANVLFTQELARRLKGTGVTTYSVHPGTVNSELFRHSTCLQLLLKLFSFIIKTPQEGAQTSLYCALTEGLEPLSGKHFSDCSPAWISSRGRNGTTARRLWDASCDLLGIQQN, via the exons ATGTTCGGGGTGCTGGCCTTGTCGGCCTCGCTTGCCCTCTTGCTGATGCTGGCAGCGCCTTACATCAG aAAAGCAGTTTCCAAAGGAATATGTACATCAACTGTGCAACTTCCTGGAAAGGTCGTGATAGTCACAGGAGCCAACACAGGCATTGGGAAGGAGACAGCCAAAGATCTTGCTCAGAGAG GAGCTCGAGTATATATTGCTTGTAGGGATTTGCAAAAGGGGGAATTGGCAGCCAGTGAGATCCGGGCTAAGACAGGAAACCAGGAGGTGCTGGTACGGAAGCTGGATCTATCTGACACCAAATCAATCCGAGCCTTTGCTGAGACCTTCCTGTCAG AAGAAAAACAGCTTCATATCCTGATCAATAATGCAGGAGTGATGATGTGCCCCTACTCTAAGACATCTGATGGATTTGAGATGCAAATGGGAGTCAATCACTTAG GTCATTTTCTTCTGACTCACCTACTGCTGGAGAGGCTGAAGGAATCAGCCCCATCAAGGGTGGTGAATGTGTCTTCTTTGGCCTTTCACCTGGGAAGGATCCATTTTTACAACCTACATGGCGAGAAATACTATAACCGGGGCCTTGCCTATTGCCACAGCAAACTGGCCAATGTACTTTTTACCCAAGAGTTAGCTCGGAGACTAAAAG GTACAGGGGTTACTACATATTCTGTACATCCTGGAACGGTCAACTCTGAATTGTTTCGTCATTCTACTTGCCTGCAACTGCTGTTAAAGCTCTTCTCCTTCATCATTAAGACCCCACAGGAGGGAGCCCAGACCAGCCTGTACTGTGCCTTGACTGAGGGCCTTGAGCCTCTGAGTGGGAAACATTTCAG tgATTGTAGTCCTGCATGGATTTCCTCCCGGGGACGCAATGGGACAACGGCAAGGCGATTATGGGATGCCAGTTGTGATCTGCTGGGCATCCAGCAGAACTGA